From the Kogia breviceps isolate mKogBre1 chromosome 10, mKogBre1 haplotype 1, whole genome shotgun sequence genome, the window TGGAGAACGTGATCCGGGATGCCGTCACCTATACCGAGCACGCCAAGCGCAAGACTGTCACCGCTATGGACGTGGTTTACGCGCTCAAGCGCCAGGGACGCACTTTGTACGGCTTTGGCGGCTAGAGTTGTTCCAAGGCGTCATAATGTCACTTAAAGGCCCTTTTTAGGGCCACCCACGAAATCTGTTAAAGAGCTGTAGGCATTAAGGTCTATTTGAAGTGTTTTGGAGTAGTTGTGTTGGGTTGGTGGTTTGGGGGGGGCTAAAATGTTTAAGTTGGAGTTTAAGTTGCGCGTTGTCGCAGTGCCTAGGCCCTCGTCAACCTTTCCACCTACCGCGGTGAATTCTTTGATAACTCAGCTGCGTTGCCAATTTGTACAGGTTTAGTATAAGCCAGGCTCGTTTAACCTATGTCGACTGCGCTCGCACTCCCACGTCAAGGGCAAAGTAATGATAGTGTGGCGAGTAATGCCTAAAATACTATCATACTTTTTTTGCAGGAAAAGTTGGCTGACCCTCGTTTTAATTAGCTGAGAGGTTCTTAAGCACGCTGAAGTTTGAGACTACTGGCATAGAACTTGGCTGGATTTCGACATTCAATGCCTCCATTTATCATAAGCTGGTTCCCATTTATGTTATTTAGTAAACTTTTTGTCAACCCAATCATGACATCTtgtactgtatttaaaatagtgcAAGGCACTTTGAGATTCTCTAGATAACACTTTAAGAATTTTGATGCATCCTGCAGTCTTTTAAAGCCAACAAGATATTTCCTCTGTACATTATGCTAATGACCGAAGTAGAGGCGTGAAAACGCTTCCTTTTCTTTGAGGAATAAGTCCAGAACCAATTCTGTGGGTGGGGAAGGGCGGGGCAGGCAGCAGTCTATTGTCCAATCAAGACGTGAGGGTCCCTATATATATTGGGACGACTGGCTCCTCTTACTCCTGTTAAGTAATTGGAACTGCTTATGTATGGCTCGCACTAAGCAGACCGCTCGCAAATCCACAGGCGGTAAGGCGCCGCGGAAGCAGCTGGCCACCAAGGCGGCCCGGAAGAGCGCGCCGGCCACGGGCGGCGTGAAGAAGCCGCACCGCTACCGGCCCGGCACGGTGGCCCTGCGCGAGATCCGCCGCTACCAGAAGTCCACGGAGCTGCTGATCCGCAAGCTGCCGTTCCAGCGGTTGGTGCGCGAGATCGCCCAGGACTTTAAGACCGACCTGCGCTTCCAGAGCTCGGCCGTGATGGCGCTGCAGGAGGCGTGCGAGGCCTACCTTGTGGGGCTCTTCGAGGACACCAACCTGTGTGCCATCCACGCCAAGCGCGTCACCATCATGCCCAAGGACATC encodes:
- the LOC136792025 gene encoding histone H3.1: MARTKQTARKSTGGKAPRKQLATKAARKSAPATGGVKKPHRYRPGTVALREIRRYQKSTELLIRKLPFQRLVREIAQDFKTDLRFQSSAVMALQEACEAYLVGLFEDTNLCAIHAKRVTIMPKDIQLARRIRGERA